A window from Mustela erminea isolate mMusErm1 chromosome 17, mMusErm1.Pri, whole genome shotgun sequence encodes these proteins:
- the RGS13 gene encoding regulator of G-protein signaling 13: MSSWNCWICKMCRDESKRLPSNITLEEVLQWGQSFEKLMATKYGPVVYTAYLKMEHSDENIKFWMACETYKKTASRWSRISRARKLYKIYIQPQSPREINIDSSTRETIIRNIQEPTQTCFEEAQRIVYMHMERDSYPRFLKSEMYQRLLKTIPSKNNS, encoded by the exons ATGAGCAGTTGGAATTGTTGGATTTGCAAGATGTGCAGAGATGAATCTAAGAGGCTTCCTTCAAA cattACTTTGGAGGAAGTGTTACAGTGGGGCCAGTCTTTTGAAAAGCTGATGGCTACAAAAT ATGGTCCAGTGGTCTATACAGCATACTTAAAAATGGAGCACAGTGACGAGAATATTAAATTCTGGATGGCCTGTGAAACCTATAAGAAAACTGCCTCTCGGTGGAGCAGAATTTCTAGGGCAAGAAAACTTTATAAGATTTACATCCAGCCACAGTCCCCTAGAGAG ATTAACATTGACAGTTCAACAAGAGAAACTATCATCAGGAATATTCAAGAACCCACTCAAACGTGTTTTGAAGAGGCTCAAAGGATAGTGTATATGCACATGGAAAGAGATTCCTATCCCAGATTTCTCAAGTCAGAAATGTACCAGAGACTTTTGAAGACTATTCCATCCAAGAACAATTCCTAA